The genomic interval CAATGTAGATTGGAATACTTATTACAATCAGCCTGAAGTAAAGTATAATACTGCAAATGCTCTTCAGCAGATTGTTCAGCAAAAGTACCTGGCTTTATTCCGTCATTCGGGACTGGAGTCTTATTTTACTTATCGCCGTACGGGTATTCCTGCTTTCACCACTGGCCCGGGTACTGGAAATGGTGGCCGTATTGCAAGCCGCTTTCAGTATCATGAGTATGAGCGTACTGCAAATGCGGCAAATTATCAAATTGCTATACAGAATCAGTATAAAGGCAATGATGATATTAATGGTATCATGTATATTTTGAAATAGTCCTAATGATTGTTTAATATAGTTTGCAGCTTTATTTTGAAAGGCGGAATTGTTCCGCCTTTCTCATTTTAGGTTTGGAAGGATAAATAGTTCTATGTTTTATTGAATTATTTTCACATTTAATTGCATGTTAATATTTAATTTCTATCTTTGCACCTCCTTAAACAAAAGGAATTAATTGATTCCGTAGCTCAGCTGGTAGAGCATTACACTTTTAATGTAGTGGTCCTGGGTTCGAATCCCAGCGGGATCACACAAAGCGCACCAAATGGTGCGCTTTTCGTTTAAAATGTTTTTTCAAAGGCGTTTTTCAAAAAATAATAAGTCATTTCATACCAACTTAAACCAATCTGATTGGTGCCATAACTGGTGCCCGATTCTAATTGCTAAGTTTGGGCACCAGTCAAAAAGATTCATTTGACTCCAAATTATCAAAGAGCAAGCTGTTACCGGGTTATCCGGCCATAAACAAGTTTTTAACTTTAACAGATTGAGAAATGAAAAGTAACCAAAACCTGTCCATTCTTTTTTGGCACCGTAAATCAAAAGCTGACATCAACGGCTATGCTCCTATTATCTGTAGAATTTCCATTGATGGAAAACAAATAGAGTTTTCTACAGCAAAAAAATTCCTAGTTATAGGTGGGATATGGAAAAGAAAAGGATCTTGCCTTGTCCAGAAGCAAAAAGCATCAATTCTGCATTAAACAGGATACAATGTGAGCTTGAAAAGCATTTTATCATACTACAATCATTGCATGAGGTAGTAAGCCCTGCAATGCTCCGGAAAAGTTATAGAAACCTCTCTATAGATTATAACGGAAAAAAGGAACAAACTGAAGATAAGATTCCAACCTTACTGGAATTGGCCTCTCTTCATATTGAGAGCTTCTCTTTACTAGTGGAAAAAAACCAGAGATCAAAGGAAACTTTAAAGCAGTGGAAATCGACAAAGAAAAAGATAGCTGAATTTATTACACACACTTTTAAATCAAAGGATCTTAAACTTTCAGAAATAGACCAATCCTTTGCTCATAAATTTCATACCTTCTTAATTTTTAAAAGAAAACCATCCATTCAGGAGGCTGCAGTTATGAAACAGATTAAAAACACTAAACAATTGCTCAACATCGCTGAAGCTAATAAATGGATTATTAATAATCCGATAGAGAAATTTAGATGCGGATCCGAAGAACCTGAAATTCTACCTTTAGAATTGTTTGAGGTCGAAAGTATCTGGCGCAAGAATCTTAGCATTGACAGGCTTATAAAAGTACGAGACGCTTTTATATTTCAGTGTTTCACTGGCTTCGCCTACCAAGATATATACAATCTATCACCCCAAAACATTGTAAAGGTCGGAGCAGAAAATGAAAAGTGGTTAATCAAGGAACGAGGTAAAACAAAAGTCACCGAAATGGTGCCGATTCTCCCAATAATCAAGGAAATTATTGCAAAATATAAGGACGATCCTTATTGCATATTTCATAAAAAATTAATTCCCGTAAACAGCAATTTCAGGTACAATTGTTATTTAAAGGAGTTTTCTGACCTATGTGGAATTGTTCGGCCTCTTAATAGCCATTTAGCCAGACATACCTTTGCCGATTTGATGCTCAACATTATGGATTTCCCCCTAGAAGATGTAAGTAAAATGCTCGGACATAAGAACATCAGAACAACACAAAGATATGCTAGGATCAAAAAGAAAAGAATTAGTAAAAAAATGAACCTCTCCAAGCACTTATTATTTGATGCAGACGAACAACTTAAAAAGACTGCACTTCCGCAAATCATATAAACCAAATTTATGAATTTAAGGAGGGAATAACTTAAAGTGATTACCTCCTTAAACTATTTAGAGTAATAAGCATTATATGTGACTTTGCTATAAATTAATGAAAAATTAGATCTAAATCAATAATGTATTTAATATTGAAATAATAGTAGCCTCTCTTTCAATAATACCTGATAACAGATCAAAAGTGCCTTTCATTTCGGGATCGTCTTCCGAGTAGGTGAATAGATCTTCATTGTCTAATTCAAGAATTTCAGCCCTTAAAATGGTACTAATTTTTTTCCATTCTAAGTTGAAAGACTCTAAAGATGGATATACCATATTAAATTGAACGCCTTTATTAAACCGGAAAATTGTATCTGGATTTTGAACCTCATATACCCCTAGTAAATTTGCAACTTCAAATCTCAATTTTACTTGGCTACTGACTAACAATGGGATTTTATCAGCGTCATTTCCTAAAAGACTAAAATCAAGTGTTTCAATTCCATTTATTCATGTGTGGATACCCTTTTTGAATCTCTTGCCATTGATTTTAAGGAAAAAGCAATTGGCATTATACTTTCAGGCGGAGGCAATGACGGATTGAGTGGTGCAAAAATGATTAAACATAACGGTGGAAAGGTTTTGGTGCAAAGTCCAAATTCTGCTGAAAGTGCAGGAATGCCGCTGTCAGTTATCGGTGGAGATCATCTAATAGCTGTAGAAAGACCAGGTGAGATTGCTAGACACTTAGATAATTTATGTAGGATATATTAGGACGATATAAAACCAAGTGATCAGCTTGAGTCAGGTCCGAAATGATTAAGTAAGGTTAATGATAATTATCTTCTAAAAGTAGGCATGAATCCCCTATTCAACATTGTGTTTATGAATAGCTATGGCTAGATGGGCAGGATTTACTAGGTATGAATCTAGTAAAGAGTAAAAAATTATTAAAATCACTTGAAGCAAAAATCTCTGTGTCTAAATTAAGCTAACTCCGGCTTGGTACTCGACAATGGAGTAAAGTCAAAAAAGTTTTATGATGATTTGAAGAAAATAGCTGATTTGGAACAACTTGTTTTGAGTGAACCCCATAGTAGAGATTTTAAGTTAAAATATAAGCGTCCCCGGAAAAATAAAATCGACTAAAAACTTCCTTTAATCTACCTTTTAACAGCATATAGCCAAAAAAACCTAATAAAGAATAATTTAGCTAGAGACAGGTTTTATCTCTAGGAGGGCTTTTTTGATGTGTATAAAAATCAAATTTTATCTCTACTAGAGATATGCCAAAAAGAGTTTATCTCTAGTAGAGTATTTTGGTGTTCAAAAAACACTGACACTTTAAACAAATTATAAAATAATTCAACTATTCAGGACACGTTAAATATTGCTTCAAAATTAAATTAAACACTTCGTATCAGACAATAAATTTTTATAAAACCATCATTACTTACCTACAAAAACAATTATTTACAACTATGATTTAGTCTAATTGGCGTACAAAATTAGATAACTGAAAATCCATTTGTTCTGGAAAAATTCTTTTTAAGAATATTGCCTTGCTTTTATTTTTAAAATCAAGATCTTTTTCTTCAGACTTTGATAACATTACTACATGAGCACTTTGCAACATCTGTATAAGGTAGGATTTACATTGAATTGAAAAATTAATACTATCAGTACAGACATCCTCAGATAATATCAATAGGTCAATGTCATTCGCAATTTCTCTATTGCTGTTGAAGTACGAACCAAACCCATATAACTCTATTGATATCATAAAAGCCCTTGTTTTGTGTATCTTTCAGTATCAGACTTATCAAGATATAACCAAAAATCGGTTCGGTTCAACGAAGCCATAAAATCTCTGATATCAAATAAACCTATTCTTTTATTTCTACAATGAAACTTTGCGTCTGTAGTATAACCACACCATATGGAATTTATAATAATCACATCAACTGGCCCAAGATTTTGAACTACCTCTTCATATTCTGCGATGCTAAAGGAATAGCATTCACAAATAAAAACTCTAAGGATCCTATCTGTTAGCGTAATTTCATATAGTCCTTGCCCTATATTTCCAAGTTTCAAAACTTGAGAGTGACAGTCCATTTTATCTTCGAAAAACTTATAATTTCCGGCATGTGCTAGCCACGGAAAAGAATCATTTAGTGCTGGCATTGCTTAATTTTTTAATTAAAACTTCAAATTCTCCCGGAAATCTTACGATTCCCTCGTACGATACTTCCTCTTTAACCCATGCTTCATATCCTCGCACATGGATAAAAAACTTCTCTATAACGGCTTGTTCATTACCATCAAATAGGCCTAAATTATTCTCTAATAATGCATACATTTTTCGATTATTTGGCACAACGGTAGCTAATCTCTCTGTGAGCCAAAGTTTATGGTTAGAGCTTTGAGGGTTTCGCCTCGCTAATTCTGATTTTGGACCATAGTTTATAAAGCACTCATAATTGCGAAGCATTAATGGATAAATCTTATTTGCCAGTTCATATTTGCTTTGTATTTGAATAGAAGCCAACGCATTAGCGATAGATTTTTCGTGCGAAGCCTTCATCTGATGAAGTAAATCTACATCATATTCTTTTTCATTTTCTATTTTATCAATTACAGAATGATGAGTTGGGCATAATAAAATGAGATTCTTATAGTCATCTCTTTCTTTATCTGATTGATACTGGTTGTACCTGTTTGCACCTTCCTTTTCGCCACAAATATGTGCCATTTCTCCAAACACATAGAAAGTATTATTTTCATTAGATTGTGTCAGTCGAATTCCACAATTCAGAAAGGAGCAACAACCTGCTGCATTAGCCCATAATATTTTTTGATTCTTTGGTGAAATTGCCATCTGAATTAAAGCGTTGAGTAATCCAAATATAGATAATTAACAAATGCTTAAAGTAGATAATAATTATAAATAAAACCCTGCAGATATCTATGTGTGTGCTTCTTTAAATATGATTAGCCAATTATTAATTTACAATGCAGTCTGAAAGATTCCAATTTCATCAATTTTGATCACTTTGTTGCGTATTTTTAATTTTGCATAGTTTTTTCTCCTTTATAATCGCAACTATCATCATTTGTTACATAAAATGTGACACGTAAAATGCATGCAGTTCATCATCAAACCCCATTTCACAAACTTTGCGACTAATTTCAGAGAATATTATGCCTATTTATAAATTCATACACTTGTATTGTTAATTTTTTGCCATCTTCAGAAACATCGTCCCAAGTTTTCATTGCACCAGTAGCTGTTAATGCAAAATCAGCTTTATTAATTAGTTTAGGAGTCTGGCTTTTAGAAGGCTCGGAACAAATTTTCTTAAGTGCACCAGAAACTAACACTTGTTTGATCAGCTTTGCAATAGGTGTCATAACATAGTCTTCCTGTGAAAAATCATTAAATATAAGTGGTTCCCCTTCTTCGTCCTTTTGATAAGCTTGCAAGGTTTTTCGGAGTACGGAAGGAGTCAATAGGTTTTCAATTTCTCTTACGGGCAGGGCAATATATTGTTCTCCAAGTTCCGTTGCCAATAATTTATGCCTTTCCTGCTTGCCTTCATCTAGATCATGAATCAATAACAAACGATTGGTTACTTTAATGGCTTTTATTTTATTATCATTATGCTCCGTGCCTTCTTCAGCAAAATCGTAATGAACCACCTGATTGCCACCAAATTCAAGAAAAGAATAATGCAAATCTTCAGAAAATATTCTACCCTGATTATCGTTGTTTTTAAAGGCCATTAATAATTCAAGATACTTCTTCAAGTATACCCTATCTGAGATACCCTCTACCCATATACAACAGTTAGAGAGAAAAATAGAGGAATTCCGAACCCCCAACATATTCAATATGGACAATCCAGGTGAGGAAAGCGTTTGTATTTTAAATACTGGCTTATTTTTTTTAAGCATTTTTTCAAAAGAAAAAATTGAAATATCTGCTTTATAATCCAATGAAGTATCTAGTATGTGATTTGAATGGGTTACTACAAAAGATTTTGTATAAGGAAAGGCACGCAGCGCATCGACAAATATACGCTGCATCCCAGGGTGAAGGTAGAGTTCTGGTTCTTCACACAATAAAACGTGATGGTAACCTCGATAGTAAAAAAGCGGAAATGTGAGTAAGATAACAGCCTGAATACCATCCCCAAGGTGGAAGATAGGAAACTCCTTCTCTTCCCCGATTTTAACAAATAGATCCTGGATATCATCATGAGTTATAGCATTGAGTTCTAATCGTTTGCCATTAAAAAATTTCTTACTTAAAAATGATTCAAAACCAGTCAAAATTGCTCTTTTATCTTCATTCCCATTCCTAAGTTCTGCTATTTTTTCATAAAGTGTTTCGCCAGAAAAGATGCAATCAACAGGAAGTTTTAGTTCATACCCTCGCGAACTTTCATATTTACTCGCCGGTTTATCCTTTTCAAAAAAATAATCAAGAGCAGTCCTGATTGCTATAATTGGATCATCTATCTTTTCGAACAGTTCTGGTTGAGATGGAAATCCCCTATAAGGGTTATCATTCTTTTTTGGGTATTCTTTAAAACGCCTTAAACTTCTGTATGCGGGGATATAAGTAACTCTGGACCCTTGACCAGCAGGCAAAGGCAACTTGTCTTCTACATAAGTCTTAAATTCTTTTTGGATATCTGCCAATTCAGCCATTTCGGTTGCATTAAAACCAGAAAGATGTTTTGAGTTCGGATGACTAAAAGCAACAAACTGATCCAGCACATTCATCAAATCAAATTCAGTTAGCATCTTTCCTGGAACAATTTTCTGAATAAAAACCTCATAAAGCGATTTAGATACCGTTCGCGTTCTAGCTAAAAGCGCTTCAATATCTTTCAAAAGATCATCAGAGTTTAATCGTAATAGAGTAATCTGAGTAGGAACTTTCTCACCAGGGAATGTCACTCCAGGATTACTAAAATCGGGCGACTGATACTTCTTAAATGCTATCGCCATATTTCTCAGAAAGCGGCTTTTACCCGAATTATTTGCACCTACAAAAAAATTTATCCGTGAAACAGATTCCAAAGATTTTATGGGAATCTCATTTTCTAAATAATCAGCCAGGAAAACATTATTTGGAACAAAGTCAATATTTCTAACCATATAAGCGAAAAGTTAATTTTTGTGAAGTTAAGAATATATTAACTTTACAAAAGAATATGAACTATTTAAGAACTCAAGAAGATATTATACATTTTTGCAAGGAAAATGCATTTGAAAAAATAAGCATTTCAACGCTTTCTCATTTTATTGAAACCAATCTTGGTTTTGTATTTCTTGGGTATTTTTTATCCGTTCTTGATGATAGTTTTTGGACTTACTCAAAACGTGGAGGTCATAAGACTCAAGACAATAAGTTTGCTGCTAGTACAAAAACCCTAGATTTTATTTTAAATAGTAGAATTTTTTCTGATGCGAATGGGACTAATAAGGGAACAGATACTTTGAAAAACCTATATTCTGACAAGTCAGTAGAATTGTTCGGAAAAATGGAAGGAGGAAAAATAACCGACCTCTTTGCACTGAATACAGGTAATTATTTTAATACTGCTTTTGCGGATAGAAAAAATACACTATCAGAAGATCTATGGTTTTAAATGAGCGCATCTTAAAACCGTTTTTAAACCCAATGCACAATCCTATACTCTTCAAGAAACTTATAAATATCTTAAGAAATCCCAACTATATAACAATATAAATGGAAAACATCGAACTCCTAGCTTCGGCCGGTCACTATTTGACTTCCTTTTTTAAAATGGAAGTTCTAAGTGACGAGTCTTTTCTTGATTTTAATAGTTTAAGCAGAAAAGCAGCAAGTATATATTTTCATGAATACATGCATTATATACAAGACATAGCCACCTGTCATGGGTTACTAAACATTAATCGAATGGTAGAATATATTCGGTTTGCCAATTTAGCTATTAAAAGGGGGAAACAAACTTTTAGTGTACCGATTCTTCCTATAGACAATGAATACAATGTGCAAACAAATATTGATTACATGAAGGTATTAAATGGCGACACTGGCTCTACTTACCAAACTCCCATATGTAATATCAAGATTAACGAATCGACTATAAATAAACCAAATGGTGAACCGATTATGCAAGTCACATTATATTTTAATGATACCTCTGTCTATCATTTTGGAGGAACTGCGATTATGTAAAGTATGGCTTATATTGGAGAGTCTCATTTATTTCCTAAAAATGAACCACCCGCTCCATTTCCCTATCAAACTTGGTAATCCGACAAAAGTGATCACCTATTCCGGATTTAAGCTGACGAGCTATTCCGCTCCAAACTGACCATCTTTTTTCGGGCCAAAGTGGTCGTTTTGACACATAAAAGCCAGTTTTACCATCCAGGTATAGTGTACAAGGATCTTTTGTAAAACCGCAAATTCTGGCTCCTAACCAAATCACAAACTATAAGTAAGGGTCATGGCTATTTATAAAAATTGGATAGCTTAAAACGGCTTATTTAAGCTGATGGGATTTAGATTTAAGATCGGATACTTAGTAATGGAATTAAATCGCTCCTGGGGAATCAGGAATTCTATTTTGATATTTCAAGAGGTAAGATTCAAGGCAAGAGAAAAGAGATTAGTAAGATTTAATTATATTTGGTCATGCTTTGACAGCATTCTCTACCCATCTCGGCAGACAGATTAGTGGCCAGTTTGGCCCGGAATGAGAGGGTCACTTTCCCCGAAATATACACTTAGCTGATAAAACACCACTTTGGGAGGAAGTTGGAGAAATGTATGACCCTTTAAATGAACGAATCAGAGATCAAAATTATTGGATTGATTGTCAGTTAAATAAGTAAAACGATGTCCGTAAATCCCACAATTAAATCATCAGTTCTACGATAAAGAGCGGCTTGATGTTATTATTAATGCTATATCGGATCTGCACTTCTCTTATTTTGGTAGTATTTAACTAACTGCCTTTTTTTAAACGGCAGTTAGTTTTACATGTCTGAAATTGTCATAGGAATATTTCAAAAAAACAGAAACTCTTTCTTGAATATAATGTCTAGACATATTATATATACTCTAAGAAAACGAAATCACCTCTCTTGCAGCAAATAGCTGCTCTTAGACAAACTTGTCCCACCTTTCAGTAATAAAATCTATTACATCATATATACTCTTTATCTTGGCAATTGATCTTTAACCCTTTTGCTGGATCTATTTATTCTTCAAGTCGATTGTATTATCAAACAATATATTTTCCATCGTATTAATTGGATTCCAAATTCCGTTATTAATTCTTTCGTATGTTCGACAGAGTTCTACAATTTTTTCTTGTTCGCCAAATCTTATTAGAGATTTCTGTTTTTCACTTAGGCTTTCATAATAGTTACTGGTAAAACCATATGTGGACAGGTATAGCCCTTTCTCTCTTTTTTCATTAATAATTACATTGGTAAACTCTTTCACTGCTTTCTGTCCCACCTTTTGACCACTTCGCCAATGTTTGATTTCAATAATAAACGATTTCTGGATATTGTCAATAGTACATTCCAAAATAATATCTTTACCTCCGTCTTTACTACCTGGTGTCAACGTCGTTTTAAACCCAATACCTTCAAATAATTCAGAAATCGTTCGCTCTAAATCTCGCCATTCCAAGTTCTTTAAGTTTTCTGGATTCTTTGCAACCAGTTCAATTAGCTTTTTACTTAATTGTCTGACATAGTAAGAAACTTCATTTAATTCTTTTAGTGATAGCTCATTTGACAACGTTTGTGACCATCTTTCTAAATCTTCAAGATTAATAATTTCAAGATTTGTCGGATTGTCAATAAGGAAATGCCGTATCAAAGCATTATTTATTTTAATAGTATTTCTGTTTAAAATTAACAAGAGCAATTTATCATATTCCTTTGCTGAATTTACTTGTGTTAGTGTATTTATGCCATTTCTTATTGCATCATTAATGTTGGAACTAGCCTTTAATTCAATCGCAATTTTATAGGCAGTTCCATCAATTCTTTTTTGGGCAATGAAATCTGGATTCCTAGTTCTTAGGTGTATGTCGCTGAAATGAACATCAAATCCAATTTTTGATAAAAGTTTTATCAGTTTTTTAGAGACTTCCATTTCAGTACTATGTAGTTGATTTTCTGTCATAAGTATAAATGATGAATTGTAAACTGTTTCCTTATTAAGCTGGGATGAAAATAAGCCATTTATTGGTTAGCAATGACAGATGCAATCTTATTGTTATGGCAAAATAGAATTCATAAATCATTTATTCCTCATTTTATATTTTTCTTCAAGAACTTTTAGTATTGGAGCATCGGACTTTCTCTCTAAAGGTATGATAGGGATTGTTCCATCTATGATTGCTGATCTATCTGGATCGTTTATCCCAATTTCCCATGCCTCTTTTACGACAAGGTTGCGCTTAAGAATTGCTTTACTCCATCGAATATCAATTTTGCTGGTTATTGGGTCAAATTCAGCTGGGCATAATAAAAATTTTTTTTGATAATTAAAGATACTTAATAGATTATTTAGGTTTGTAGGTGCTGACGGGTGTACACCTAGCCCCCTTGATACCATAGTAAAGGTTTCACCATTCTTCATATCGGAAAAATTAATATTCTTGGAAATATTAATTTTATAATGAAACGGATTTTTCTCATCAATGCCCGTTATAATTGTCAACCTAATCACATCATCCGTATCTTCTTCTCCAAACTTCCTTCTCCAATTTTCAAATATTTTCTCACCTGCTACGATATTTTCAAATGCAAAAAACAAGACAAATCTGCCATCTGGGTAATAGGCATTCCCAAATGCTTTCCACACTGCTTCGTCCCAATGATGGGTTTCAATTATTGACCTGACATGTCTTTGGTTATGATGATTTTTATCAAAATTTAAGATGCCATTTTCCTCTTGCACGTCTTTTTGTTCTGAAGGATTATTTTTTAAAGTGTCATTTATCTTAATAGCAATTTTGGGCAATTCGATAAATCCATCTTTTATCCTATCACTTAGAAAGAGCTGTGGTTTTTCTCCTAAAACATTGTTAGAAAATTTTCTATGCTCAAATATCAATGCCAATCTTTCTCTAATTTCCTCTTTATCAAAAAGTTGATCAAAATAAGATTTTACATCTTTAAAGAAGAAATTCTTACCAACTATTTCAGTCAGTAATTCTAAGAATATCGTCCAAAGCTTTTGGCCATCACCAAGTAGATATTTGCAACGTCCAATTTCATAAGTATATTCTGAAGGGTTTTCCCTTGGGATTTTCACAAACAATTCTTCTGAGTCCGTTTTAACTAGTTCTATTAAAATTTCTTCAGTACTAGGATATACCCCATCCAAAGATGTTGCTAGAAATGCTTCCAAAAATGCCATTATCATTTCTGCAACAAAGACTAAATCATTATTCTTTGAAAAACTAATGATAAATTTGCAGCCTAGAATACGGCTATTGATCTGTAGACTTTCATCATTCATCATGTTGGTTTCAAAAATAATTTGCTCTTTAAAAGGCTGACCTGCCAATTTTTCAAAGTATTCATGCAATTCACTTTCACCCTTTAAGCCCATTCCCTTTGCAGTTTCATCCATTAGGACATCAATATGTCCTAAAGCATAAAGTGCTGCATCCTCAGAAATCCACAGATCTTGCTCCTTAAGAATTTTTGGTAGATAACCAGAAAGCTTTTGAGAATCTGAATTCATTAATCTTACTGCTAAACATGAGTCGATAAGCCTTTGATCTGGAATATCATTATCATGCTGTTCAAGATTGAGTTGATGGGATAGCACCCGTAATAATTCGAACCAATTAATTATAGATGGTATTCTTCCAATAAACAACTCATTCTTTGCAAGCTCATTGACGCATTCATATGCTCTTTTTGTAATAGTGCCATTTTGGAACCAAGGTTTGAATGCAACTGCTGTTGCTGCAATTAAA from Pedobacter sp. WC2423 carries:
- a CDS encoding chemotaxis protein CheB, whose product is MDTLFESLAIDFKEKAIGIILSGGGNDGLSGAKMIKHNGGKVLVQSPNSAESAGMPLSVIGGDHLIAVERPGEIARHLDNLCRIY
- a CDS encoding ATP-dependent endonuclease; amino-acid sequence: MVRNIDFVPNNVFLADYLENEIPIKSLESVSRINFFVGANNSGKSRFLRNMAIAFKKYQSPDFSNPGVTFPGEKVPTQITLLRLNSDDLLKDIEALLARTRTVSKSLYEVFIQKIVPGKMLTEFDLMNVLDQFVAFSHPNSKHLSGFNATEMAELADIQKEFKTYVEDKLPLPAGQGSRVTYIPAYRSLRRFKEYPKKNDNPYRGFPSQPELFEKIDDPIIAIRTALDYFFEKDKPASKYESSRGYELKLPVDCIFSGETLYEKIAELRNGNEDKRAILTGFESFLSKKFFNGKRLELNAITHDDIQDLFVKIGEEKEFPIFHLGDGIQAVILLTFPLFYYRGYHHVLLCEEPELYLHPGMQRIFVDALRAFPYTKSFVVTHSNHILDTSLDYKADISIFSFEKMLKKNKPVFKIQTLSSPGLSILNMLGVRNSSIFLSNCCIWVEGISDRVYLKKYLELLMAFKNNDNQGRIFSEDLHYSFLEFGGNQVVHYDFAEEGTEHNDNKIKAIKVTNRLLLIHDLDEGKQERHKLLATELGEQYIALPVREIENLLTPSVLRKTLQAYQKDEEGEPLIFNDFSQEDYVMTPIAKLIKQVLVSGALKKICSEPSKSQTPKLINKADFALTATGAMKTWDDVSEDGKKLTIQVYEFINRHNIL
- a CDS encoding restriction endonuclease, which produces MTENQLHSTEMEVSKKLIKLLSKIGFDVHFSDIHLRTRNPDFIAQKRIDGTAYKIAIELKASSNINDAIRNGINTLTQVNSAKEYDKLLLLILNRNTIKINNALIRHFLIDNPTNLEIINLEDLERWSQTLSNELSLKELNEVSYYVRQLSKKLIELVAKNPENLKNLEWRDLERTISELFEGIGFKTTLTPGSKDGGKDIILECTIDNIQKSFIIEIKHWRSGQKVGQKAVKEFTNVIINEKREKGLYLSTYGFTSNYYESLSEKQKSLIRFGEQEKIVELCRTYERINNGIWNPINTMENILFDNTIDLKNK
- a CDS encoding HNH endonuclease, coding for MAISPKNQKILWANAAGCCSFLNCGIRLTQSNENNTFYVFGEMAHICGEKEGANRYNQYQSDKERDDYKNLILLCPTHHSVIDKIENEKEYDVDLLHQMKASHEKSIANALASIQIQSKYELANKIYPLMLRNYECFINYGPKSELARRNPQSSNHKLWLTERLATVVPNNRKMYALLENNLGLFDGNEQAVIEKFFIHVRGYEAWVKEEVSYEGIVRFPGEFEVLIKKLSNASTK
- a CDS encoding site-specific integrase, giving the protein MEKKRILPCPEAKSINSALNRIQCELEKHFIILQSLHEVVSPAMLRKSYRNLSIDYNGKKEQTEDKIPTLLELASLHIESFSLLVEKNQRSKETLKQWKSTKKKIAEFITHTFKSKDLKLSEIDQSFAHKFHTFLIFKRKPSIQEAAVMKQIKNTKQLLNIAEANKWIINNPIEKFRCGSEEPEILPLELFEVESIWRKNLSIDRLIKVRDAFIFQCFTGFAYQDIYNLSPQNIVKVGAENEKWLIKERGKTKVTEMVPILPIIKEIIAKYKDDPYCIFHKKLIPVNSNFRYNCYLKEFSDLCGIVRPLNSHLARHTFADLMLNIMDFPLEDVSKMLGHKNIRTTQRYARIKKKRISKKMNLSKHLLFDADEQLKKTALPQII